From the Candidatus Methylomirabilota bacterium genome, one window contains:
- a CDS encoding RNA-binding protein has protein sequence MPAKLFVGNLSFQATEEDLRELFQQAGTVESVRIVTDQFTGRPRGFGFVEMATKEESAKAIEMLNGRLFRDRNLVVDEARPQPQRGAGGGGGPRGGGPGGPRGGGGGGGGGWRR, from the coding sequence ATGCCTGCAAAGCTGTTCGTCGGCAACCTCTCCTTCCAGGCAACGGAAGAGGATCTCCGCGAGCTCTTCCAGCAAGCCGGCACGGTGGAGTCGGTGCGTATCGTCACCGACCAGTTCACGGGGCGGCCGCGAGGCTTCGGCTTCGTGGAGATGGCCACCAAGGAAGAATCGGCCAAGGCCATCGAGATGCTCAATGGCCGCCTCTTCCGCGATCGCAACCTCGTCGTGGACGAAGCCCGGCCCCAGCCTCAACGGGGTGCGGGGGGCGGGGGCGGTCCCCGCGGCGGAGGTCCCGGTGGTCCGCGCGGGGGTGGAGGGGGCGGCGGCGGAGGCTGGCGGCGCTAG
- a CDS encoding radical SAM protein translates to MNTPGVPAPGFVNRIGAVVDERRRVEFRSLASAELLNRLTDARMPFGWTVNPYRGCEFGCRYCYARPTHGYLGHVDPDEFEHRIYIKRADDDRLVARLRKARESGEEVAVGTATDPYQPAEGRFGVTRSVLEAIRGVPGLRVGITTKSPAITRDLGLLREIAATGELVVNVSIASTDAALLRRIEPRAPRPDLRLEAMAILTAADVPTRLFAMPVLPFLTDGEAELGALFTAAREAGAREAIWNVLFLRGETHAFFLDFIGKEFPHLLARYRDLYAGGASAESAYRARIGQMAERLALEAQFPGRSRADRIAAERPARSRQLELAW, encoded by the coding sequence ATGAACACGCCAGGCGTGCCGGCCCCCGGTTTTGTGAATCGGATAGGCGCCGTCGTCGATGAGCGGCGACGCGTGGAGTTCCGGAGCCTTGCCAGCGCGGAGCTCCTGAACCGCTTGACAGATGCGCGCATGCCTTTCGGCTGGACGGTCAACCCCTATCGAGGCTGCGAGTTCGGGTGCCGCTATTGCTATGCGCGCCCGACCCACGGCTATCTGGGGCATGTCGATCCCGACGAGTTCGAGCATCGCATCTACATCAAGCGCGCGGACGATGACCGACTCGTGGCGCGCCTGCGCAAGGCGCGCGAGAGCGGCGAGGAAGTGGCGGTGGGCACGGCCACCGATCCCTATCAGCCGGCCGAGGGGCGCTTTGGGGTCACCCGAAGCGTGCTCGAGGCCATACGGGGCGTGCCCGGTCTCCGCGTCGGCATCACGACCAAGTCACCCGCCATCACGAGAGACCTCGGGCTCCTCCGCGAGATCGCCGCCACCGGCGAGCTCGTGGTCAATGTCTCGATCGCCTCCACGGACGCGGCGCTGCTTCGGCGCATCGAGCCTCGGGCACCCCGCCCCGACCTCCGACTCGAAGCCATGGCGATCCTGACGGCCGCGGACGTGCCGACCCGGCTCTTTGCCATGCCCGTGCTTCCCTTCCTCACGGATGGCGAAGCCGAGCTGGGGGCGCTGTTCACTGCCGCCCGAGAGGCGGGGGCCCGCGAGGCGATCTGGAATGTTCTCTTCCTGCGGGGCGAGACCCACGCCTTCTTCCTCGACTTCATCGGAAAGGAGTTTCCGCATCTCCTGGCGCGGTACCGAGATCTTTATGCCGGGGGAGCCTCCGCTGAGTCAGCCTACCGGGCGCGCATCGGGCAGATGGCGGAACGCTTGGCTCTGGAAGCCCAATTCCCCGGGCGAAGTCGGGCCGACCGGATCGCGGCGGAGCGGCCGGCGCGATCGCGGCAGCTCGAGCTGGCCTGGTAG
- a CDS encoding tetratricopeptide repeat protein, producing the protein MSEPEWQAEAREQFELGYQAQMAGRLEEALERYRRSLAIQETAEGHTFLGWAMAHQGKHEEAIEECKRAIAVDPSFGNPYNDIGSYLIALGRDEEAIAWLERAKRAPRYEPRHFPYVNLATVYARQHKVQEAIRELQHAIAIEPRHVAARRELHRLIGLLN; encoded by the coding sequence ATGAGTGAGCCCGAGTGGCAGGCCGAGGCCCGCGAGCAGTTCGAGCTGGGCTATCAGGCCCAGATGGCGGGTCGGCTCGAGGAAGCCCTGGAGCGCTATCGTCGCTCGCTCGCCATCCAGGAGACGGCCGAGGGCCACACCTTTCTCGGATGGGCCATGGCGCATCAGGGCAAGCACGAGGAAGCCATCGAGGAGTGCAAGCGCGCCATCGCGGTGGATCCCAGCTTCGGCAACCCCTACAACGATATCGGCTCCTATCTCATCGCCCTCGGCCGCGACGAGGAGGCCATCGCCTGGCTCGAGCGGGCCAAGCGCGCGCCGCGCTACGAGCCGCGCCACTTCCCCTACGTCAATCTGGCCACCGTCTACGCGAGGCAGCACAAGGTGCAAGAGGCGATCCGTGAGCTCCAGCACGCCATTGCCATCGAGCCTCGCCACGTGGCGGCGCGCCGCGAGTTGCATCGGCTGATCGGCCTCCTGAATTGA
- a CDS encoding S1C family serine protease, whose amino-acid sequence MDASIELVKQCLSSVVYIHTEVPPSHPSTRILGDERMGTGTVIDPSGLILTVNYVVMGGETIQVSFAKGRTQRAEIVAQDFELGLALLKVKRSGLASVPVATSDRLERGQSVFALGSTGPRERKVAGGLLTYLGEFEAPWEYLLERSLVSSASNPGFGGGPLFTMAGRMVGVVSLNLSEIGRCSLAIPGECFEQNRAEYLRYGRVVSRPQRAWLGVFAHPLDEGVVVAGLVPNGPGARSGIQEGDVIVSLDARQVPTRKDLYLSLWLRGPGERITLEVMRDNELKRLDVTGGDRADFYKQTP is encoded by the coding sequence ATGGATGCCTCGATCGAGCTCGTCAAGCAATGCCTCTCCTCGGTGGTGTACATCCACACCGAGGTGCCCCCGTCGCATCCCTCCACGCGCATCCTCGGTGATGAGCGAATGGGCACGGGGACGGTGATCGATCCCTCCGGTCTCATCCTCACCGTCAACTACGTCGTCATGGGCGGCGAGACGATACAGGTCAGCTTCGCCAAGGGGCGGACCCAGCGGGCGGAGATCGTGGCCCAGGACTTCGAGCTGGGCCTGGCCCTCTTGAAGGTGAAGCGGTCGGGTCTCGCCTCGGTGCCGGTGGCCACCTCGGATCGGCTCGAGCGTGGCCAGTCCGTGTTCGCCCTGGGGTCGACCGGACCGCGCGAGCGGAAAGTCGCGGGAGGACTGTTGACATATCTGGGGGAGTTCGAAGCCCCCTGGGAATACCTGCTCGAGCGGAGCCTCGTCTCCAGCGCCTCGAATCCGGGCTTCGGCGGGGGACCGCTCTTCACCATGGCGGGACGGATGGTCGGTGTCGTGTCCCTCAACCTGTCCGAGATCGGGCGCTGCTCCCTCGCCATCCCGGGCGAGTGCTTCGAGCAGAACCGAGCCGAGTATTTGCGCTATGGGCGCGTGGTGAGCCGCCCGCAGCGGGCCTGGCTCGGCGTCTTCGCCCACCCGCTCGACGAGGGGGTGGTGGTGGCGGGCCTGGTGCCGAATGGTCCGGGGGCGCGCTCGGGCATCCAGGAGGGCGACGTCATCGTCTCGCTCGATGCCCGCCAGGTGCCCACGCGCAAGGATCTCTACCTCTCGCTCTGGCTGCGCGGCCCCGGTGAGCGCATCACGCTCGAGGTGATGCGGGACAATGAGCTGAAGCGGCTGGACGTCACGGGCGGCGATCGGGCCGACTTCTACAAGCAGACTCCCTGA
- a CDS encoding dienelactone hydrolase family protein has product MKARRLALVAVLATTVAAGCAGKISFDNATPGAPQRIAGRLHKPDGPGPFPALVLFHGCQGIVRQTETWAHWLRERGYVAFVVDSFGPRKEPADCAGGGDSGPSTARFDDAIGALQFLQSKTFVIPDRVASFGWSQGGLFAMSVINGPTLERARARGVALPRAGYAAAIAMYPGGCRDYAKELVIRPLLLLIAGADNWTPPQYCREMVTAMKARGADVTLVEYPGAYHYFDVVGQKKEVLKDIEQPFTPGTFGVTIAYDPQAAADASRRIEEFLARTLKATPTR; this is encoded by the coding sequence ATGAAAGCGCGCCGACTCGCCCTCGTCGCCGTCCTGGCGACGACCGTCGCGGCCGGGTGCGCCGGGAAAATCTCTTTCGACAATGCCACGCCCGGCGCGCCCCAGCGCATCGCGGGAAGGCTCCACAAGCCAGACGGGCCCGGCCCCTTCCCCGCTCTCGTGCTCTTCCACGGCTGCCAGGGCATCGTCCGGCAAACCGAGACCTGGGCGCACTGGCTCCGCGAGCGAGGCTACGTCGCCTTCGTGGTGGACAGCTTCGGGCCGCGCAAGGAGCCGGCCGACTGTGCGGGCGGCGGAGACAGCGGTCCGAGCACCGCGCGCTTCGATGACGCCATCGGCGCGCTCCAATTCCTACAATCCAAGACCTTCGTCATCCCCGATCGCGTGGCCTCCTTCGGATGGTCCCAGGGGGGCCTGTTCGCGATGTCCGTCATCAATGGGCCGACCCTCGAGCGGGCGCGGGCCCGCGGCGTCGCCCTGCCGCGCGCAGGCTACGCCGCCGCCATCGCCATGTACCCGGGCGGATGCCGGGACTACGCGAAGGAGCTGGTCATCCGTCCGCTGCTCTTGCTGATCGCCGGCGCCGACAACTGGACCCCACCGCAGTATTGCCGCGAGATGGTCACGGCCATGAAGGCGCGCGGCGCGGACGTCACCCTGGTCGAGTACCCGGGCGCCTATCACTACTTCGACGTCGTCGGCCAGAAGAAGGAAGTGCTCAAGGACATCGAGCAGCCCTTCACACCCGGCACCTTCGGGGTCACCATCGCCTATGATCCCCAGGCCGCCGCCGATGCCAGCCGTCGCATCGAGGAATTCCTCGCGCGTACCCTCAAGGCGACGCCCACGCGCTAG
- a CDS encoding DNA polymerase domain-containing protein: MSGLPLPFYDNRLLFGHAARPGLIAFETGEHTVRIWSRAAGETRVSEEPFRPFLLLADPDLLKDFKGDAGVTPLDGAGTYRWLAELGSWSQGLKARDHIQKVSGRAPGAPDAPYRFLSDPTQQFLLRSGCTSFLGMGFEGLRRMAVDIEVTTAPGFEFPNAARESDRIIAIALADSTGFTTVLSGALVDEADLLRECTRIIRERDPDVIEGHNIFRFDLEYIEARARRHKVALTWGRDGATLGSYPSRMQIAERTIGYRRYRIRGRHIVDTWILAQLYDVGARDLESYGLKDVARHFGIAAPDRTYLPPEDIPRIFREEPERLMAYARDDVLETLGLSAILSPPYFVQAQALPLGYEAVVLRGNATKIDALLMREYLHRGRAVPSPSAGRAVAGGHTAMLLSGVAKGVLHVDVTSLYPSLMLTQEIAPGGDGLGVFPTLLRDLREFRVAAKRLAREAAAPAERTLAGALQQTFKILINSFYGYLAFSQGHWNDYDAANRVTGEGRALVQRLVARLGELGAAVIEVDTDGIYFVPPSSSLSPTGGEGRVSSRDAADEPEVRRAARRGLSEAEGESHLVAELERVLPPGIQLELDGRYEAMFSYKMKNYVLLDARGKLLVKGSGLRSRGIELFQRRWMEEMFRLLLTGHADEIPALNQRWQTDFQAHRVPVRHFMKTETLQESPAGYQDKVREGKRNPSAAYELALRSQRPYQPGDQVSYYVTGADKRVKVNESAKLAVAWDQAAPDENTEYYLDKLDDLYEKFRPLIEQDGLRPAGETETPPESPQAELEF, from the coding sequence TTGAGCGGCCTTCCCCTACCCTTCTACGACAACCGACTCCTCTTCGGCCACGCCGCCCGGCCAGGGCTCATCGCCTTCGAGACGGGCGAACACACTGTCCGGATCTGGTCGCGCGCGGCGGGCGAGACGCGCGTCTCCGAAGAGCCGTTCCGCCCCTTCCTGCTCCTCGCCGATCCGGATCTCCTGAAGGACTTCAAGGGCGACGCCGGGGTGACGCCGCTGGACGGTGCGGGCACCTATCGCTGGCTGGCCGAGCTCGGCTCGTGGAGCCAGGGCCTCAAGGCGCGCGACCATATCCAGAAGGTCTCCGGGCGAGCGCCGGGCGCGCCCGACGCGCCCTACCGCTTCCTTTCGGATCCCACCCAGCAGTTCTTGCTGCGGAGCGGCTGCACCTCCTTCCTCGGCATGGGGTTCGAGGGTCTGCGTCGCATGGCCGTGGACATCGAGGTGACCACGGCCCCCGGCTTCGAGTTCCCGAACGCCGCGCGGGAGTCCGACCGCATCATCGCCATCGCCCTTGCCGATTCCACGGGCTTCACCACCGTTCTCTCCGGCGCCCTGGTGGACGAGGCGGATCTCCTCCGCGAGTGCACACGGATCATCCGCGAGCGCGATCCCGATGTGATCGAGGGGCACAACATCTTCCGCTTCGATCTCGAGTACATCGAGGCGCGGGCCCGTCGCCACAAGGTCGCGCTGACCTGGGGACGTGACGGCGCCACCCTCGGCAGCTACCCCTCGCGCATGCAGATCGCCGAGCGGACCATCGGCTATCGCCGCTACCGGATCCGCGGCCGGCACATCGTCGACACGTGGATCCTCGCCCAGCTCTACGACGTGGGCGCGCGGGACCTCGAGTCCTATGGGCTCAAAGACGTGGCCCGCCACTTCGGCATCGCGGCGCCGGACCGCACCTATCTGCCCCCCGAGGACATCCCGCGCATCTTTCGCGAGGAGCCCGAGCGGCTCATGGCCTATGCGCGAGACGATGTGCTCGAGACCCTTGGGCTCTCGGCCATCCTCTCGCCTCCCTACTTCGTCCAGGCCCAGGCCCTGCCCCTCGGCTACGAGGCCGTGGTGCTGCGAGGCAATGCCACCAAGATCGACGCCCTGCTCATGCGCGAGTACCTGCATCGCGGGCGCGCCGTCCCCTCGCCATCGGCAGGCCGGGCGGTGGCGGGCGGCCACACCGCGATGCTTCTGAGCGGCGTGGCCAAGGGCGTCCTTCACGTCGACGTCACCTCCCTGTATCCGTCCCTCATGCTGACCCAGGAGATCGCGCCGGGGGGAGACGGGCTCGGCGTCTTCCCCACCCTGCTCCGCGACCTCCGCGAGTTTCGGGTGGCGGCCAAGCGCCTGGCTCGGGAGGCCGCCGCGCCCGCCGAGCGGACACTGGCCGGCGCGCTTCAGCAGACCTTCAAGATCCTCATCAACTCCTTCTATGGATATCTCGCCTTCTCCCAGGGTCACTGGAATGACTACGATGCCGCCAACCGCGTGACGGGCGAAGGTCGCGCGCTCGTCCAGCGTCTCGTGGCACGGCTCGGGGAGCTGGGCGCCGCCGTCATCGAGGTCGACACCGACGGCATCTACTTCGTCCCGCCTTCTTCATCCCTCTCCCCCACTGGGGGAGAGGGCCGCGTTTCGAGCCGAGACGCTGCCGACGAACCGGAGGTAAGGAGAGCGGCGAGGCGAGGGCTGAGTGAGGCTGAGGGGGAGAGTCATCTCGTCGCCGAGCTGGAACGTGTGCTGCCCCCGGGCATTCAGCTCGAGCTGGACGGCCGCTACGAGGCCATGTTCTCGTACAAGATGAAGAACTACGTGCTGCTGGATGCCCGCGGCAAGCTCTTGGTCAAGGGCTCGGGCCTCCGCTCACGCGGCATCGAGCTCTTCCAGCGGCGGTGGATGGAGGAGATGTTCCGTCTGCTCCTGACCGGACATGCGGACGAGATCCCCGCGCTCAATCAGCGGTGGCAGACGGACTTCCAGGCTCACCGCGTGCCCGTCAGACATTTCATGAAGACGGAGACGCTGCAGGAATCGCCCGCGGGCTATCAGGACAAGGTCCGCGAGGGCAAGCGGAATCCCTCCGCCGCCTATGAGCTCGCCCTCCGCTCGCAGCGGCCGTATCAGCCCGGCGACCAGGTCTCGTACTATGTCACGGGCGCCGACAAGCGCGTCAAGGTCAACGAGTCCGCCAAGCTGGCCGTGGCCTGGGATCAGGCGGCGCCGGACGAGAACACGGAGTACTACCTCGACAAGCTCGACGATCTCTACGAGAAGTTCCGTCCCCTCATCGAGCAGGACGGCCTGCGGCCTGCGGGGGAGACCGAAACGCCCCCCGAGTCGCCCCAGGCAGAGCTCGAGTTCTAG